ATATGAGCTTTGGCACTTTTGCCCTGGTCGCATTTCTGACCCTGGTCGTGGCCATGCTGGCCGTTGGTTATCAAGCCTTGCGGGCCGGTGCCTCAAATCTGGTCGAGGCCATCGGGTACGAATAAACAGTCGAGGGTCTATGGGCCGACGAGGACGTCTGCCGCCCACGGAGTGTAGGTCGGTATCACACCCTGTCATTCCCGCGAAGGCGGGAATCCATCGTCTCGTAGTAGGGCCGGTCCGTCTTCGCCTGCGCGCCGCGGCGTGGACCCGCCGAATCTGGAAAAACACGACTCTACCGTGTCGTCCTGAACGCGATCGAACGACGAGGTTTCGACACGCACACTCACGCCCCCCCGCCCTGCTTACGTCCGCGAGCGCCCACCCACCTGAGCTCGATGTCCGACGACGTGCGCAGCCTTTCTCCAAGCTGAGCCGCATGGTGCTGCATGTGACGAATGGTCACAAACTGAAACTCTATCTTGGTTATCTTGTACCAAACAAACCCGCTCTCCGGACTCAAGAGATCAAGCACATCGACAGCGTCGTCGATCATCTCTTCACAAAAGTCGGCATACGCAAGCAGTTCGGCCCTGCTGTAAACTTTGTCGACATACTTCGGTCGGTCATGCGGCGTAAACAGAGCCTCAATCTCAGGCGGCGACGGATAGTCGTCCATGTCCTGGACGCCCTCCTGATGATGTTCCCAGGGACAGAAATCAGAAACGTGCGGTTGGATGTACAGATGCAAAAAGTACAACGAGTGGTAAGCAATCCGCCAAAACGGATTGAGGTAGTCGTCGGATGCCCAAAGTTCGTCGGGGCACTTTTCAATCGCCTGACGCAGCGTGGCCAGCGAGGCGTGATATTGACTCTTCAGCGCCTGTCTAACCAGGTCGATTCCCTTTTCGCCGACCGGTGGTTCTTGTGGGGTCATGGCAGAATTCCTTGATAGAGCTTGATACTACTGTTCATTCAGAGGCGCGCAAATTAGTCTGGACAAAAACGAATGTCAATCACACACTCGGCGATTTCTCACGCTCCGGCAAAATACGGCAAAATACAGCATGGGTGGACCAATGCGCCCAGCGATGTGAACCGCTCCTAATGTGGAAAAATGATCCTAATAAAAGCGAAGCCCCGAGCCGGGGGAGGGGAACGACACGGGACTTCTTGGGCAACTCTGATGTAACCACATGATGTCTAATCTGGTTGCCTCTATTATAGGCCTATCGACGCAAGATAGTCCTGTCATAATAATTAGTCAATGATGATTTAATGGGTACTTAATGAGTATAGAACGGCTCTAATACATCCGCAGCCAAGTGCTTAGGTTTATCCCCTTGTTGTTAATCCCCAGCTTTTTTCTTATCCGCTGGCGATGAGTATTTACCGTCACCAAGGCCATGTTCAGGCCGGCGGCGATCTCTTTCGAGCTCTTCCCCTTTTTCAGTAAGTCACAGATTTCCAGTTCTCTGGGGGTCAGCTTGGAAAGGTAATCTTTGAACAGGTCAATGTCTCTGTTTAGTAGTTCCTTGACATTCTCTTCAAGGGCATCAAGCGCTTTACCGGCTAATGGTCGGGCTCCATGGCGCGCCCTTTTCAAAACCGGCAGCAGGGCCTGCTCGATCTCGCGGCAAATCCGATGTCTGTAGTCTTGTCTTTGCTCTTCAATGTGGTCAAGGATTTCGGTGAGGGCTGTATTCTTGTCCAGAAGCTCCTTCTGCTTGTTTTGGAGTTCATCGGTCGTTTTCCTCAGTTTGTCCTCAGCTTGTCTTCGTTCGGTAATGTCCCGTTGGCTGCCGGAATAAGCGAAGATACTCCCGTTTTCGTCAAGGAGCGGAAACACCATCAATTCGCAAGGGAACTTGGTGCCATCCTTCTTCCGGTTCATCACCTCACCCGTCCAGGCCCGACCGGAAGTCACCGTCTGATAAATGTCGTTTTGAATCTCCTTGGCCATCGGTTCGGCGTTTAGAAGGTCAGGCGATCTACCCAACACTTCGGCCATAGTGTATCCATACAGTTTGGTGAAGGCGCGGTTGGTGTAGGTAACCGCGAAGTCCGGACCGGTTGTAAGGACCGAATTGGTTACCTGCTCGGTGATCTGGCCCAGAAGCTGCAACCGCGCCTCAGCCTGTTTACGGCTGGTGATGTCCACGGCTGTTCCGACCAGAGAATCGGGATTACCGTCTGAGTCTCTGATCAATTCGGCCAGGGAGTACACCCACACCAGCTCGCCATCGGGACGCACAATGCGGTGATCGAAGTCGACTTGCTCGGACCCCTGGGCCGCCGCCTCCAGTTTCTCTCGGACGAAATCAACATCTTCGGGGTGTACGGCTTTTTCGATAAGCTCGGGAGCGGTCAGGTTTTCACCCGGCTCCAAACCGAACAGATGATATATCCCGTCTGATAAGTAGATCTGATCGGTTTTCAGATTCCAATCCAGAAAGCCCATTCTTGCCACCCGCTCCGCTTTCACCAGC
This genomic window from Candidatus Zixiibacteriota bacterium contains:
- a CDS encoding PAS domain S-box protein is translated as MSERDPKSKRTAKESLQDRLHLLSMAVEQTSEGIAVVDLEGNLLYVNPAFAGMHGYTPEELRDKHLSIFHSPQQMEAVVEANEQLKDSGRFEGEVWHLRRDGEVFLTYMRNTVLHDSDGTPVGMLGTMRDITEQKEAEEKLKESTQRLVKAERVARMGFLDWNLKTDQIYLSDGIYHLFGLEPGENLTAPELIEKAVHPEDVDFVREKLEAAAQGSEQVDFDHRIVRPDGELVWVYSLAELIRDSDGNPDSLVGTAVDITSRKQAEARLQLLGQITEQVTNSVLTTGPDFAVTYTNRAFTKLYGYTMAEVLGRSPDLLNAEPMAKEIQNDIYQTVTSGRAWTGEVMNRKKDGTKFPCELMVFPLLDENGSIFAYSGSQRDITERRQAEDKLRKTTDELQNKQKELLDKNTALTEILDHIEEQRQDYRHRICREIEQALLPVLKRARHGARPLAGKALDALEENVKELLNRDIDLFKDYLSKLTPRELEICDLLKKGKSSKEIAAGLNMALVTVNTHRQRIRKKLGINNKGINLSTWLRMY
- a CDS encoding DinB family protein, with translation MTPQEPPVGEKGIDLVRQALKSQYHASLATLRQAIEKCPDELWASDDYLNPFWRIAYHSLYFLHLYIQPHVSDFCPWEHHQEGVQDMDDYPSPPEIEALFTPHDRPKYVDKVYSRAELLAYADFCEEMIDDAVDVLDLLSPESGFVWYKITKIEFQFVTIRHMQHHAAQLGERLRTSSDIELRWVGARGRKQGGGA